The following coding sequences lie in one Dictyoglomus sp. NZ13-RE01 genomic window:
- the gcvH gene encoding glycine cleavage system protein H, which translates to MYPEDRKYSKEHEWAKLDGNNAIIGITYHAQNELGDVVYVDLPSIGKEVKQGDILATVESVKTASEVYSPLSGKVVKVNEELKTKPELLNEDPYEKGWIAVIELSNPSEYETLLSAEEYKSFIGE; encoded by the coding sequence ATGTATCCAGAGGATAGAAAATATTCAAAGGAGCATGAATGGGCAAAATTGGACGGGAATAATGCTATCATTGGTATAACCTATCATGCTCAAAATGAGTTAGGAGATGTAGTTTATGTTGATCTTCCCTCCATTGGAAAAGAGGTAAAACAAGGTGATATTTTAGCAACGGTAGAATCTGTAAAGACTGCTTCTGAGGTTTACTCACCATTATCAGGAAAGGTAGTAAAAGTTAACGAGGAGCTAAAAACAAAGCCCGAACTTTTAAACGAAGATCCTTATGAAAAGGGATGGATAGCAGTAATTGAGCTATCAAATCCAAGTGAGTATGAAACTTTATTATCTGCGGAGGAGTATAAATCCTTTATAGGGGAGTAA
- a CDS encoding glycine dehydrogenase (aminomethyl-transferring), with product MTYFPHTKKEIEEMLKEIGVESIEELFLDIPEEIRELANKNFLLPPPISEIELKKEILNISQENKTDFISFIGGGAYNHYIPPVVKEIISYPSFYTSYTPYQPEISQGFLQAMFEYQSLICDLTGMDVANASLYEAGSGTAESALMAYRINGRKDVIISEGVHPEYKEVLRTYLKSLKLNIKEIPLNERGETDLNKLKEILNENTSSVIIQNPNFFGVIEKDIDKISGIVHENNSLLISIVYPISLGILKPPKDYNADVVVGEGQALGNSLNFGGPYLGIFATKKEFIRQIPGRIVGETIDKNGKRGFVLTLQAREQHIRRAKATSNICSNEALTALASTVYLSLLGKKGLKRIAEICFDRAHYAHKKLSEIPGIDFPYSGYFFNEFVIRLNKSAKDVYEELMNIKILPGVLLSNFYPVREKEILLAFTEMNSKEEINYFVNKLREVLR from the coding sequence ATGACATACTTTCCTCACACGAAAAAAGAAATTGAAGAAATGCTAAAAGAAATTGGAGTAGAAAGTATTGAGGAACTTTTCTTAGACATTCCAGAAGAAATAAGAGAGCTTGCAAATAAAAACTTTCTGCTTCCTCCACCTATATCAGAAATTGAGCTAAAAAAAGAAATCCTTAATATTTCTCAGGAAAATAAAACTGATTTTATCTCCTTTATAGGTGGAGGAGCCTATAACCATTATATTCCACCTGTTGTTAAAGAGATAATTTCATATCCTTCTTTCTATACATCCTATACACCGTATCAACCTGAGATAAGTCAGGGATTTTTGCAGGCAATGTTTGAATATCAAAGCCTAATATGTGATTTAACAGGAATGGATGTTGCAAATGCATCCCTTTACGAGGCTGGTTCAGGTACTGCAGAATCTGCATTAATGGCTTATAGAATTAATGGAAGAAAAGATGTGATTATCTCAGAAGGGGTTCATCCAGAATATAAAGAGGTACTAAGAACTTATTTAAAATCGTTAAAACTAAATATTAAAGAAATTCCACTCAACGAAAGAGGAGAAACTGATCTTAATAAGCTAAAAGAAATATTAAACGAAAACACCTCATCTGTTATTATTCAAAATCCCAATTTTTTTGGAGTCATAGAAAAGGATATAGATAAAATTTCTGGTATTGTCCACGAAAATAATTCTCTGCTCATTTCAATAGTATATCCTATATCACTTGGTATTCTAAAACCCCCAAAGGATTATAATGCAGATGTAGTGGTAGGAGAAGGTCAAGCTCTTGGTAATAGTCTAAACTTTGGAGGACCCTATTTAGGGATTTTTGCTACAAAAAAGGAATTTATAAGACAGATACCAGGTAGAATTGTAGGGGAAACCATTGATAAGAATGGAAAAAGAGGTTTTGTATTAACCTTACAAGCAAGAGAGCAACACATAAGAAGAGCAAAGGCAACCTCAAACATATGTAGTAACGAAGCCTTAACAGCTTTAGCAAGTACTGTTTATCTTTCTTTATTAGGGAAAAAGGGACTAAAAAGAATAGCAGAAATTTGTTTTGATAGAGCCCATTATGCCCATAAAAAACTTTCTGAGATTCCTGGAATTGATTTCCCATATTCAGGCTATTTCTTTAATGAATTTGTAATCCGACTAAATAAAAGTGCAAAGGATGTATACGAAGAGCTTATGAATATAAAAATACTACCCGGAGTCTTGCTTTCCAACTTCTACCCAGTAAGGGAAAAAGAAATACTTTTAGCTTTTACTGAGATGAATTCAAAAGAAGAAATAAATTACTTTGTAAATAAACTAAGAGAGGTATTAAGATGA
- a CDS encoding methylenetetrahydrofolate--tRNA-(uracil(54)-C(5))-methyltransferase (FADH(2)-oxidizing) TrmFO: MEKVIIIGGGLAGCESAWQIAKRKIPVEIYEMRPKVMTPVHKTGYLAELVCSNSLKSKEITNASGLLKEEMRLLDSLILRVAEETQIPAGTSLAVDRELFARRVEEILSSNPYVSIIREEIKEIPKEGIVIVATGPLTSDEFAKHLQDLLDTDFLYFYDAVSPIVLAESLDMRKLYFANRYGKGEEEVYLNAPMSREEYYRFVEELIKADTVESHFPDEERYFEGCLPIEVMAKRGVDTLRFGPMRPVGLPDPRTGKEPFAVVQLRPENKYKTMYSLVGFQTRLKWLEQKRIFRMIPGLENAEFARYGVMHRNTYFYSPRFLEPTLQFKKDKRIFFAGQIIGVEGYMESASTGIIAGINAYRLITGKPLITLPPETMIGALIGYVTSPISVKDFQPMNANWGLMPPIEKRVKDKKLRNEIYAKRSLNTLSEIIKRFNI; this comes from the coding sequence GTGGAAAAAGTAATAATTATAGGAGGAGGACTTGCTGGGTGCGAATCCGCCTGGCAGATTGCCAAGAGAAAAATTCCCGTAGAGATATATGAAATGAGACCTAAGGTTATGACTCCTGTACATAAAACAGGTTACTTAGCAGAGCTTGTTTGTAGTAATTCACTAAAATCGAAGGAAATTACAAATGCAAGTGGTTTATTAAAAGAGGAAATGCGACTTCTTGATTCTTTAATTTTAAGAGTAGCTGAAGAGACCCAAATTCCTGCAGGAACCTCTTTGGCAGTAGATAGAGAGCTTTTTGCAAGAAGAGTAGAAGAGATTCTTTCAAGTAACCCTTATGTATCAATAATTAGAGAAGAGATCAAAGAAATACCAAAAGAAGGAATAGTTATAGTTGCTACTGGTCCTCTAACATCTGATGAATTTGCAAAACATCTCCAAGACTTGTTAGATACAGACTTTTTATATTTCTACGATGCAGTATCTCCAATAGTATTAGCTGAATCCTTAGACATGAGGAAGCTTTATTTTGCAAACAGATATGGAAAAGGAGAAGAGGAAGTATATCTAAATGCTCCTATGAGTAGAGAAGAATATTATAGATTTGTAGAGGAATTAATAAAAGCGGATACTGTAGAATCCCATTTCCCAGATGAGGAAAGATATTTTGAAGGATGTTTACCCATTGAGGTTATGGCAAAGAGAGGAGTTGATACCCTTAGATTTGGTCCTATGAGACCTGTTGGTCTTCCAGACCCTCGTACAGGAAAAGAGCCTTTTGCTGTTGTTCAACTACGTCCAGAAAACAAGTATAAGACAATGTATAGTCTTGTTGGTTTTCAAACAAGATTAAAATGGTTAGAACAAAAGAGAATTTTTAGAATGATACCTGGATTAGAGAATGCGGAGTTTGCAAGATATGGAGTTATGCATAGAAATACATATTTTTATTCTCCAAGATTTCTTGAGCCAACTTTACAGTTTAAGAAGGATAAAAGAATATTTTTCGCAGGGCAAATTATTGGAGTAGAAGGATATATGGAATCTGCAAGTACTGGAATTATTGCTGGAATCAATGCATACCGTCTTATAACAGGAAAACCATTGATAACACTGCCCCCAGAAACAATGATAGGAGCATTAATAGGCTATGTTACTTCTCCTATTTCTGTAAAGGATTTCCAGCCTATGAATGCTAATTGGGGGTTAATGCCACCCATTGAAAAGAGAGTAAAAGATAAGAAACTTAGAAATGAGATTTATGCAAAAAGATCTTTAAATACTTTATCAGAAATTATAAAAAGGTTTAATATTTAA
- a CDS encoding poly-A polymerase has product MLYLDEKVKFIIWKIREHFYNDGIYLIGGFVRDLFLGRKNNDLDFIIYPFDFIKLQEFSKVINGKIFFLDEERKYIRINVGIDDEEYSLDFTPPIENNLIKEIIRRDFTINTITIFLDNFKIIDPLRGIKDLLEGNINVCTSKSLIEDPLRILRAFRFSSNLGFKINHQTQKEISKNAIYLNKVKGERIHNEIYKILKGPFTSYIWLKMHELKVLKVILPELSNLENIPWSPPHSTNPLIHTFSSLGILEFLYYYLDEIFEEYSDKIREHLNEKVYDEFTRRELIKIAVLLHDIGKEKYFIDEKNKVHYYGHENLGSLMIENIAERWRLSGKEKDLLKKLVKYHLYPAFIFRDNGEKLKIVNKMKEDTISLILLFLADHLSIHKNIEVLDFAKSVIRIYLEKKDLKPILSGNEIMEIFNLKPSPLIGYLKDKLLMAQQKGIVKSKEEAIDYLEKIMKDESFREKDN; this is encoded by the coding sequence ATGCTCTACCTTGACGAAAAGGTAAAGTTTATTATTTGGAAAATTAGAGAACATTTCTATAACGATGGAATATATCTAATAGGTGGATTTGTTAGAGATCTATTCTTAGGTAGAAAAAACAATGACTTAGATTTTATCATCTATCCCTTTGACTTTATTAAACTACAAGAGTTTTCAAAAGTTATTAATGGAAAAATATTCTTTTTAGATGAAGAAAGGAAATATATCAGAATAAATGTTGGCATTGATGATGAGGAGTATTCATTAGATTTTACCCCACCTATTGAGAATAATCTAATAAAAGAAATCATTAGAAGAGATTTTACAATAAATACAATAACAATATTTCTTGATAACTTCAAAATAATAGATCCATTAAGGGGCATCAAAGATCTCTTAGAGGGAAATATTAATGTATGTACATCAAAAAGCCTTATTGAAGACCCCTTGAGAATACTTAGGGCATTTAGATTTTCATCCAACTTAGGTTTTAAAATCAATCATCAAACCCAGAAAGAAATTTCAAAGAATGCCATATATTTAAATAAAGTAAAAGGAGAAAGAATCCATAATGAGATTTACAAAATTTTAAAGGGACCCTTTACAAGCTATATATGGCTGAAAATGCATGAATTAAAAGTATTAAAAGTAATTCTTCCTGAGCTATCCAATTTAGAGAACATCCCATGGAGTCCTCCCCACTCTACAAACCCTCTAATTCATACCTTTTCTTCCTTAGGCATCCTGGAATTTTTATATTATTACTTGGATGAAATCTTTGAGGAATACTCTGATAAGATTCGAGAGCATTTAAATGAAAAAGTATACGATGAGTTTACGAGAAGAGAATTAATAAAGATTGCAGTCCTTCTTCACGACATAGGAAAGGAAAAATATTTTATAGATGAAAAAAATAAAGTTCATTATTATGGGCACGAAAATCTTGGAAGTCTAATGATAGAAAATATAGCAGAAAGATGGAGATTGAGTGGTAAGGAGAAAGACCTTCTTAAAAAATTGGTAAAATATCATCTATATCCTGCCTTCATTTTTAGAGATAACGGAGAAAAATTGAAAATTGTTAATAAAATGAAAGAGGATACTATAAGCTTAATACTTCTATTTTTAGCAGATCATTTATCTATACATAAGAATATAGAGGTTTTGGATTTTGCAAAGAGTGTAATAAGAATATATTTAGAGAAGAAAGATTTAAAACCTATCCTTTCAGGAAATGAAATTATGGAGATATTTAACTTAAAACCTTCTCCTCTCATTGGTTATTTAAAGGATAAATTATTAATGGCTCAGCAGAAGGGAATAGTAAAAAGTAAAGAAGAAGCTATAGATTACTTAGAAAAAATAATGAAGGATGAAAGCTTTAGAGAAAAAGATAATTGA
- a CDS encoding glycine dehydrogenase (aminomethyl-transferring) (acts in conjunction with GvcH to form H-protein-S-aminomethyldihydrolipoyllysine from glycine; forms a heterodimer with subunit 1 to form the P protein), with translation MREVPLIKELSNEDRETINLPEDVDFKPDEELPKELLREDLPLPQISEVEVIRHFSNLALRNYGVDIGFYPLGSCTMKYNPKINEELARLNGFTELHPYTPEKLSQGSLKIIYQLEQLLCKITGMERFTFQPSAGAHGELTGLLIIKAYLEDKGEDRHIVLVPDSAHGTNPASASMAGFETIEIPSDERGLVNPKILKKYVNKDTAVLMLTNPNTLGLFERDILEIAEIMHENGSLLYYDGANLNGIMGYARPGDMGFDVVHLNLHKTFSTPHGGGGPGAGPVGVKKHLANFLPKPTVDFDGERYFLNYNIPKSIGRVRTFYGNFSVLLKAYIYIRLLGHEGLKKTTEMAVLNANYLKEKLKEFYHLPYPDICKHEFVLSGKKQKERGVKTLDIAKRILDFGVHPPTIYFPLIVEETLMIEPTETEPKYVLDEFIEILKKIDEESKKDPETVKNAPHNTPVGRLDEALAAKQLKVKWE, from the coding sequence ATGAGAGAAGTTCCTTTAATAAAGGAATTATCCAATGAAGATCGAGAGACTATAAATTTACCTGAAGATGTTGATTTTAAGCCTGATGAGGAATTACCTAAAGAACTCCTTAGAGAAGATCTACCTCTTCCCCAAATTAGTGAGGTTGAAGTAATAAGACATTTTTCAAACTTAGCATTAAGAAATTATGGGGTAGATATAGGATTTTACCCATTAGGCTCCTGTACAATGAAGTATAATCCCAAAATAAATGAGGAATTAGCAAGACTTAATGGATTTACAGAACTTCATCCTTACACTCCTGAGAAACTTAGTCAAGGCTCTTTAAAAATTATTTATCAATTAGAACAGTTACTTTGCAAAATTACAGGGATGGAAAGGTTCACCTTTCAGCCATCCGCTGGTGCCCATGGAGAGCTTACTGGACTTTTAATTATAAAAGCCTATTTAGAGGATAAAGGGGAAGATAGACATATAGTCCTTGTTCCAGACTCTGCCCATGGGACAAATCCTGCAAGTGCTTCTATGGCAGGCTTCGAAACTATTGAAATTCCATCCGATGAGAGGGGACTTGTAAATCCTAAAATACTTAAAAAGTATGTAAATAAAGATACCGCCGTACTAATGTTAACAAATCCAAATACCTTAGGATTATTTGAAAGGGATATTTTGGAAATAGCAGAAATTATGCACGAGAATGGTTCATTATTATACTATGATGGGGCAAATCTTAATGGAATAATGGGATACGCAAGACCTGGAGATATGGGATTTGATGTGGTACATCTAAATCTGCATAAGACCTTCTCTACTCCCCATGGAGGTGGAGGACCTGGAGCTGGTCCTGTAGGAGTTAAAAAACACCTTGCAAACTTCCTACCAAAACCAACGGTAGATTTTGATGGAGAAAGATACTTTCTAAACTACAATATACCTAAAAGTATAGGAAGAGTAAGAACTTTCTATGGCAACTTCTCAGTTCTATTAAAAGCATATATATACATAAGACTTTTAGGGCATGAGGGATTGAAAAAAACAACCGAGATGGCAGTTTTAAATGCAAATTATTTGAAGGAAAAGTTAAAAGAATTTTACCATCTCCCCTATCCAGATATTTGTAAGCATGAGTTTGTATTATCTGGAAAAAAACAAAAAGAAAGAGGAGTTAAAACCTTAGATATTGCAAAAAGGATTTTAGACTTTGGAGTACATCCACCTACCATTTATTTCCCTCTAATTGTTGAGGAAACCCTTATGATAGAACCAACAGAAACAGAGCCCAAGTATGTACTTGATGAATTCATAGAGATTCTAAAAAAGATAGATGAAGAAAGCAAAAAGGATCCTGAAACTGTTAAAAATGCTCCTCATAATACACCTGTTGGAAGATTGGATGAGGCACTTGCTGCAAAACAGCTAAAGGTAAAATGGGAATAG
- a CDS encoding radical SAM protein — translation MGIVVVNPLKTLTISTSGEYCSLQCDHCKGHFLKFMHSPSNNYNNQKYKSVLISGGFDSEGKLINIPVDYIKKLKERGFRINAHLGLVDEKDIEKLKGLIDEVSFDIVLSNDVIHNIFHLNKDKEDYKKAFELLIDNFSVSPHIIIGINNGIIDDEYEIVDYLQNFTIKKLIFIVFTPIKGTPMEKVSPPSLESIDQFLGFAREKLKNTEFYMGCVRPKGEYREKLDLLAIKYGFKVIVKPHPNTLELLKREDKIESYFEECCALV, via the coding sequence ATGGGAATAGTAGTTGTAAATCCCTTAAAAACCCTGACTATAAGTACATCAGGAGAATATTGTAGTCTTCAATGTGATCACTGTAAAGGTCATTTCCTAAAGTTCATGCATTCTCCAAGTAATAATTACAATAATCAGAAATATAAAAGCGTTTTGATCAGTGGAGGATTTGATAGTGAAGGTAAGCTTATTAATATTCCTGTAGATTATATAAAGAAATTAAAGGAGAGAGGATTTAGAATAAACGCCCATTTAGGACTTGTGGATGAGAAGGATATTGAAAAACTAAAAGGATTAATAGATGAGGTATCCTTTGATATTGTGCTTAGTAATGATGTAATACATAATATCTTTCATCTAAATAAAGATAAAGAAGACTATAAAAAAGCCTTTGAACTACTTATTGATAATTTTTCAGTAAGTCCCCATATAATAATAGGAATAAACAATGGAATCATAGATGATGAGTATGAAATAGTAGATTATTTGCAAAATTTTACGATCAAAAAATTAATCTTTATCGTATTTACTCCTATAAAAGGTACACCTATGGAAAAGGTAAGTCCACCTTCCCTTGAAAGTATTGATCAATTTTTAGGTTTTGCTAGGGAAAAACTAAAAAATACAGAGTTTTACATGGGATGTGTCCGTCCAAAAGGTGAATATAGAGAAAAATTGGACCTATTAGCGATTAAATATGGATTTAAGGTCATTGTAAAACCTCACCCAAACACCTTAGAACTTTTAAAAAGGGAAGATAAAATTGAATCATATTTTGAGGAGTGCTGTGCCCTGGTATGA
- a CDS encoding recombinase — translation MNVHEELKEFLNYLRFEKNYSENTVRSYKADLIDFAEYCEKSGLYFADRKTIRSFLHYLAEKEYKKSTLARKIISLRNFMLYLLKEEKINEDLTIFLSTPKVDKKLPNFLSQEEVIRLLEIPSLDNLLEIRDRAIIETLYATGIRVGELINMKDKDINWELGEIRVFGKRSRERIVIIGEQTLNILKLYFDKVRPKLIKKPTDRFFLNAKGGPLTDRGVRLIIEKYSKKLNKKFTPHTLRHTFATHLLEGGADLRAVQELLGHVRIATTQIYTHVTREQIQKIYLKAHPRAKKDS, via the coding sequence ATGAATGTACATGAGGAGTTAAAAGAATTCTTAAATTATCTAAGGTTTGAAAAAAACTACTCAGAAAATACTGTGAGAAGCTATAAGGCGGATCTTATTGATTTTGCTGAGTATTGTGAAAAATCTGGTCTCTATTTTGCGGATAGGAAAACAATTAGAAGTTTTCTCCACTACTTAGCAGAGAAGGAGTATAAAAAATCAACTTTAGCAAGGAAAATAATAAGTCTTAGAAATTTTATGCTTTACCTTTTAAAAGAGGAAAAAATTAATGAGGATCTTACAATATTTTTATCTACCCCAAAGGTAGATAAAAAGCTTCCAAATTTTTTATCTCAGGAGGAAGTAATAAGGCTTTTAGAAATACCTTCTTTAGATAATTTATTGGAGATTAGAGATAGAGCTATTATAGAGACCTTATATGCTACAGGAATTAGAGTGGGAGAGCTTATTAACATGAAGGATAAAGATATAAATTGGGAGCTTGGAGAGATTAGGGTTTTTGGAAAAAGATCAAGGGAGAGGATAGTAATAATAGGAGAACAAACTCTCAATATTCTCAAGCTATACTTTGATAAAGTAAGACCAAAACTTATTAAAAAGCCAACTGATAGGTTCTTTTTAAATGCCAAAGGAGGACCTCTTACAGATAGAGGGGTAAGATTAATAATTGAAAAATACTCTAAAAAGTTGAATAAGAAATTTACTCCTCACACCTTAAGACACACCTTTGCTACCCATCTCTTAGAGGGAGGGGCAGATTTGAGAGCTGTTCAAGAACTGCTTGGACATGTCAGAATCGCTACAACCCAAATTTACACCCATGTTACAAGAGAACAGATTCAAAAGATATATCTAAAAGCACACCCAAGAGCTAAGAAGGATTCATAA
- a CDS encoding radical SAM protein codes for MKIGVSYGSLKLLEEGILKEDSPTTLYLLTPGKCLNNCAFCTQARDSKSSGILLSRISWPPVEVDYLINLLEKRNPFKRICIQSTKNVHWEDTIEYLIKNLQKFNIPISISSPIEDFNTIERFLNLGVDKINLSLDVINKNKFEEYKGESFTKRLSFIIESSQKFPHKITTHIIIGLGEKEKEAIEIINELIQNNITIALFAFTPIPGTRLENQSPPDYLTYRKIQLITFLLKERLVKFEDLTFDNDKLIIEEDLIKKASLFFEKIFTTSGCPNCNRPYYNESPRITPYNFPRPLKENEIKEILELIRNNQCSTLTKR; via the coding sequence ATGAAAATAGGGGTTTCTTATGGTAGTTTGAAATTATTAGAAGAAGGAATATTAAAAGAGGACTCCCCTACCACACTATATCTTCTTACCCCTGGAAAATGTTTGAACAATTGTGCCTTTTGCACCCAAGCAAGAGATAGCAAAAGCAGTGGAATTTTACTCTCAAGAATTTCCTGGCCGCCAGTAGAAGTTGACTATCTAATTAATCTCTTAGAGAAAAGAAATCCCTTTAAAAGAATATGTATTCAAAGCACAAAAAATGTGCACTGGGAAGATACTATTGAATATTTAATCAAGAATTTACAGAAATTTAATATTCCCATATCTATATCCTCTCCTATTGAAGATTTCAACACTATAGAAAGGTTTTTAAATTTAGGAGTAGACAAGATAAACCTTTCCTTAGATGTTATAAACAAAAATAAATTTGAAGAGTATAAAGGGGAAAGCTTTACAAAAAGACTATCTTTTATAATAGAATCTTCCCAAAAATTTCCCCATAAAATCACTACTCATATAATTATAGGATTGGGAGAAAAGGAGAAAGAGGCTATTGAGATTATAAATGAACTCATACAAAATAATATCACTATAGCCCTATTTGCATTCACTCCTATTCCAGGAACAAGGCTTGAAAATCAATCTCCACCAGACTATCTAACATATAGAAAAATTCAACTAATAACATTTCTCTTGAAAGAGAGATTAGTAAAATTTGAAGATTTAACCTTCGATAATGACAAACTGATAATTGAGGAAGATCTAATAAAAAAGGCATCTCTCTTCTTTGAAAAAATCTTTACTACTTCTGGCTGTCCAAACTGCAATAGACCTTATTATAATGAAAGTCCCAGAATTACTCCTTACAACTTTCCAAGACCCCTAAAAGAAAATGAAATAAAAGAGATCTTGGAACTAATAAGAAACAATCAATGCTCTACCTTGACGAAAAGGTAA